One region of Streptomyces leeuwenhoekii genomic DNA includes:
- a CDS encoding transglycosylase SLT domain-containing protein, translated as MSRISVRGFAVASATAVTAVGSVVGVASGSTAQNNDAEATAAGTTLLADIPAGQQAQVQTASLTQQADAQAIAADASAKKEAEEAARKAAAETAIAKKEAAEKEKAAKEAAEREREKQEAAASRDASRDASSFAVQGSYTIAQIQAMARQMVPGGQFQCFSNIVNHESSWNYKAVNPSSGAYGLFQALPAGKYASAGADWQTNPATQIKWGLNYMNERYGSPCDAWSFWQANHWY; from the coding sequence GTGAGCCGGATCTCGGTCCGGGGATTCGCAGTGGCCTCGGCCACGGCGGTCACCGCTGTCGGAAGCGTCGTCGGCGTTGCCTCGGGCAGCACCGCGCAGAACAACGACGCGGAAGCGACGGCCGCGGGCACGACGCTGCTCGCGGACATCCCCGCGGGACAGCAGGCCCAGGTACAGACCGCGTCCCTGACGCAGCAGGCCGACGCGCAGGCCATCGCGGCGGACGCGAGCGCCAAGAAGGAAGCCGAGGAAGCGGCCCGCAAGGCGGCCGCCGAGACCGCCATCGCGAAGAAGGAGGCCGCCGAGAAGGAGAAGGCGGCCAAGGAAGCCGCGGAGCGGGAGCGGGAGAAGCAGGAAGCCGCCGCCAGCCGCGACGCCAGCCGTGACGCGTCCAGCTTCGCCGTCCAGGGCTCGTACACCATCGCGCAGATCCAGGCGATGGCGCGTCAGATGGTGCCGGGCGGCCAGTTCCAGTGCTTCAGCAACATCGTGAACCACGAGTCGAGCTGGAACTACAAGGCGGTCAACCCCTCCTCCGGCGCCTACGGTCTCTTCCAGGCCCTCCCCGCGGGCAAGTACGCCTCCGCGGGCGCCGACTGGCAGACCAACCCGGCCACCCAGATCAAGTGGGGCCTCAACTACATGAACGAGCGGTACGGCAGCCCGTGCGACGCCTGGTCGTTCTGGCAGGCCAACCACTGGTACTGA
- a CDS encoding PhoH family protein produces the protein MVTSAQRHKPDRRTYVLDTSVLLADPNALSRFDEHEVVLPVVVVTELEAKRHHPELGYFARQALRLLDDYRVRYGRLDTPLPIGDLGGTLRVELNHSDPSVLPSGYRLGDNDSRILAVARNLQAEGYDVTVVSKDLPLRIKASSVGLLAEEYRAELAITDSSGWTGMAELTLSAEQVDILFEEGHLHVPEAADLPVHTGLTIHSERGRALGRITPDGMVRLVRGDREAFGVKGRSAEQRIALDLLLDPEVGIVSMGGRAGTGKSALALCAGLEAVLERRQHEKIMVFRPLYAVGGQELGYLPGTEAEKMSPWAQAVFDTLSAVTSREVIEEVTARGMLEVLPLTHIRGRSLHDAFVIVDEAQSLERNVLLTVLSRIGANSRVVLTHDVAQRDNLRVGRYDGVVAVVERLKGHPLFAHVTLTRSERSQIAALVTEMLEEGQI, from the coding sequence GTGGTGACCAGCGCACAGCGCCACAAGCCAGACCGGCGCACCTACGTCCTCGACACCAGCGTCCTGCTGGCCGACCCGAACGCTTTGAGCCGCTTCGACGAGCACGAGGTGGTGCTCCCCGTCGTCGTGGTGACGGAGCTGGAGGCCAAGCGGCACCATCCCGAACTCGGCTACTTCGCCCGGCAGGCCCTGCGCCTGCTCGACGACTACCGGGTCCGGTACGGCCGCCTCGACACGCCCCTGCCGATCGGGGACCTCGGCGGAACCCTCCGCGTCGAGCTCAACCACTCGGACCCCAGCGTGCTGCCCAGCGGCTACCGCCTGGGGGACAACGACTCCCGCATCCTCGCGGTCGCCCGCAACCTGCAGGCCGAGGGGTACGACGTCACCGTCGTGTCGAAGGACCTCCCGCTCAGGATCAAGGCGTCCTCCGTCGGGCTGCTCGCCGAGGAGTACCGCGCCGAACTGGCCATCACGGACTCCTCCGGCTGGACCGGCATGGCCGAACTCACCCTCTCGGCCGAGCAGGTGGACATCCTCTTCGAGGAAGGGCACCTCCACGTCCCCGAGGCCGCGGACCTGCCCGTGCACACCGGTCTGACCATCCACTCCGAGCGCGGCCGGGCCCTGGGCCGGATCACGCCCGACGGCATGGTCCGCCTGGTGCGCGGCGACCGGGAGGCGTTCGGCGTCAAGGGCCGCAGCGCCGAGCAGCGCATCGCCCTCGACCTGCTGCTGGACCCGGAGGTCGGGATCGTCTCCATGGGCGGCCGGGCCGGTACCGGCAAGTCTGCGCTGGCGCTGTGCGCGGGCCTGGAGGCGGTGCTGGAGCGCCGTCAGCACGAGAAGATCATGGTCTTCCGGCCGCTGTACGCGGTGGGCGGGCAGGAGCTCGGTTATCTCCCCGGCACCGAGGCGGAGAAGATGAGCCCCTGGGCGCAGGCCGTCTTCGACACGCTGTCGGCGGTCACCAGCCGGGAGGTCATCGAGGAGGTCACCGCGCGCGGAATGCTGGAGGTCCTCCCGCTCACGCACATCCGGGGCCGCTCCCTGCACGACGCGTTCGTCATCGTCGACGAGGCCCAGTCGCTGGAGCGGAACGTCCTGCTGACCGTGCTGTCCCGGATCGGCGCCAACTCACGGGTGGTGCTGACCCACGACGTGGCCCAGCGGGACAACCTCCGGGTCGGCCGGTACGACGGCGTCGTCGCCGTCGTCGAGAGACTGAAGGGGCATCCGCTGTTCGCCCACGTCACCCTCACGCGGTCCGAAAGATCCCAGATCGCCGCCCTTGTGACCGAAATGCTGGAAGAGGGTCAGATCTGA
- a CDS encoding isoprenyl transferase, translating to MNLRDTLRSLLVRLYARRVEGHLDHAQVPKHIGVIMDGNRRWAKAAGSTTAQGHRAGAHKIEEFLGWCAETDVEVVTLWLLSTDNFDRPQEELVPLLGIIEDVVRSLAADGRWRVHHVGALDLLPAQMQGTLKEAEEATAHVDGILVNVAIGYGGRQEIADAVRSMLLDAAAKGTSVEELAEAVDIDMIGRHLYTSDQPDPDLVIRTSGEQRLSGFMLWQTAHSEYYFCDVFWPAFRKVDFLRALRDYAARHRRFGG from the coding sequence GTGAACCTGCGCGACACACTGCGCAGCCTGCTGGTCCGGCTGTACGCACGCCGGGTGGAAGGCCACCTGGACCACGCACAGGTGCCCAAGCACATCGGCGTCATCATGGACGGCAACCGCCGCTGGGCGAAGGCGGCCGGTTCCACCACCGCCCAGGGCCACCGGGCCGGCGCGCACAAGATCGAGGAGTTCCTCGGCTGGTGCGCCGAGACGGACGTCGAGGTCGTCACGCTCTGGCTGCTGTCGACGGACAACTTCGACCGGCCGCAGGAGGAGCTGGTCCCGCTGCTCGGGATCATCGAGGACGTCGTCCGGTCGCTGGCCGCCGACGGCCGCTGGCGCGTGCACCACGTCGGTGCGCTCGACCTGCTGCCGGCACAGATGCAGGGCACCCTCAAGGAAGCCGAGGAGGCCACCGCGCACGTCGACGGGATACTCGTCAACGTCGCCATCGGCTACGGCGGACGCCAGGAGATCGCCGACGCGGTCCGCTCCATGCTGCTGGACGCCGCCGCCAAGGGCACCTCGGTCGAGGAGCTCGCCGAGGCCGTCGACATCGACATGATCGGCCGGCACCTCTACACCAGCGACCAGCCCGACCCGGACCTCGTCATCCGCACCAGCGGCGAGCAGCGGCTGTCCGGCTTCATGCTGTGGCAGACCGCGCACTCGGAGTACTACTTCTGCGACGTCTTCTGGCCGGCCTTCCGCAAGGTCGACTTCCTGCGCGCCCTGCGCGACTACGCGGCCCGCCACCGCCGCTTCGGAGGCTGA
- a CDS encoding class I SAM-dependent methyltransferase has product MAGRLGGARAVLDVQTGGGEVLDFALGAAPGRPRLVVATEGWPPNLAKATVLLRPRGVAVVASPEDAPLPFADGCFDLVVSRHPVRPHWTEIARVLEPGGTYFAQHVGPASVFELVEYFLGLQPEEARTARHPDRERAAAEAAGLEITDLRAERLRTEFHDIGAVVHFLRKVVWMVPGFTVEEYEPRLRALHERIETEGPFVAYSARHLFEARRPGR; this is encoded by the coding sequence ATGGCCGGCCGGCTGGGCGGCGCGCGGGCCGTGCTGGACGTGCAGACCGGGGGAGGGGAGGTACTGGACTTCGCGCTGGGCGCCGCCCCGGGCCGGCCCCGGCTCGTCGTCGCCACCGAGGGCTGGCCGCCCAACCTCGCCAAGGCCACCGTCCTGCTCCGCCCGCGCGGCGTCGCGGTCGTCGCCTCGCCCGAGGACGCGCCGCTGCCCTTCGCGGACGGTTGCTTCGACCTCGTCGTGAGCCGGCACCCCGTCCGGCCCCACTGGACGGAGATCGCCCGCGTCCTGGAGCCGGGCGGCACCTACTTCGCCCAGCACGTGGGCCCGGCCAGCGTCTTCGAACTCGTCGAGTACTTCCTCGGCCTCCAGCCCGAGGAGGCCCGCACCGCCCGGCACCCCGACCGGGAGCGCGCCGCCGCCGAGGCCGCCGGACTGGAGATCACCGACCTGCGCGCGGAGCGGCTGCGCACGGAGTTCCACGACATCGGCGCCGTCGTCCACTTCCTGCGCAAGGTGGTCTGGATGGTGCCCGGCTTCACCGTCGAGGAGTACGAGCCGCGACTGCGGGCCCTGCACGAGCGGATCGAGACCGAGGGCCCCTTCGTCGCGTACAGCGCCCGGCACCTCTTCGAGGCCCGCAGACCCGGCCGGTGA
- a CDS encoding DUF192 domain-containing protein, whose product MGRRWSDGRGTLIVHAGPGQAPVRVGLEIAASYRARTRGLLGRDAVDGAMLLTPAAGVHTFRMRFPIDVAYLDRHLTVLAIRTMRPGRMGLPRMGARHVLEAAAGAMRGWGLRAGGRVTVVPQAGDGGGASDGGAGGG is encoded by the coding sequence ATGGGGCGGCGATGGTCCGACGGGCGGGGAACGCTGATCGTGCACGCGGGGCCCGGGCAGGCGCCGGTGCGGGTGGGGCTGGAGATCGCCGCGTCCTACCGCGCCCGGACCAGGGGACTGCTGGGCCGGGACGCCGTCGACGGGGCGATGCTGCTGACCCCGGCCGCCGGTGTGCACACCTTCCGCATGCGGTTCCCCATCGACGTGGCCTACCTGGACCGGCACCTCACGGTCCTCGCCATCCGGACCATGCGGCCGGGCCGGATGGGACTGCCGCGGATGGGCGCCCGGCATGTCCTGGAGGCGGCGGCCGGGGCGATGCGGGGGTGGGGGCTGCGGGCCGGGGGGCGGGTGACGGTGGTGCCGCAGGCGGGTGACGGTGGTGGGGCAAGTGACGGTGGTGCCGGGGGCGGGTGA
- a CDS encoding OmpA family protein: MTHTRLALALATTTLLLVSTGAARADDGPSVPPGTEASASAPVELDPNDPDLKLPDGATLAQAKVLDIKSVVEEQSGDERREDTNADVKFALQAEVLFGKDSARLSAESKARIAGIAEEIRAQNATKIRVFGFTDDLGSSAHGDALSKRRADAVQQVLVRELNDADITYEVRGYGEQYPIADNSTEAGRKKNRRVEVSFPRSEG; this comes from the coding sequence ATGACCCACACCCGTCTGGCCCTCGCCCTCGCCACCACCACCCTCCTGCTCGTCTCCACCGGAGCGGCCCGTGCCGACGACGGCCCCAGCGTGCCCCCGGGCACCGAGGCGTCCGCCTCCGCCCCCGTCGAGCTGGACCCCAACGACCCCGATCTGAAGCTCCCGGACGGCGCGACGCTCGCCCAGGCGAAGGTGCTCGACATCAAGTCGGTCGTGGAGGAGCAGAGCGGTGACGAACGCCGCGAGGACACCAACGCGGACGTGAAGTTCGCGCTCCAGGCCGAGGTGCTGTTCGGCAAGGACAGCGCCAGGCTGAGCGCCGAGTCCAAGGCCCGTATCGCCGGCATCGCCGAGGAGATCAGGGCGCAGAACGCCACGAAGATCCGTGTCTTCGGCTTCACCGACGACCTCGGTTCCTCCGCCCACGGCGACGCCCTGTCCAAGCGGCGCGCCGACGCCGTACAGCAGGTCCTGGTGCGGGAACTGAACGACGCGGACATCACGTACGAGGTGCGCGGCTACGGCGAGCAGTACCCGATCGCCGACAACTCCACCGAGGCGGGACGGAAGAAGAACCGGCGGGTCGAGGTGTCCTTCCCGCGCTCGGAGGGCTGA
- a CDS encoding pilus assembly protein TadG-related protein, with product MRRREFGDRGQAFPIYITVVGGLLFLAFAYLAVGQAGANRNGAQTAADAAALAAAQDTRDQLAAAWEQSVLTPEKWQDIFDGDVPGLGPSCRRADQLAARNDARVLSCVPEGLLAFVVEVETNKTVGDSIVPGTENQKSVASAKAVIEPRCTFEPPAADAGKDELPRLGCQDRNWDLDPKDLGNLPGPEDLFDVHLAD from the coding sequence ATGCGCCGACGTGAATTCGGCGATAGAGGGCAGGCCTTCCCCATCTACATCACGGTAGTGGGAGGTCTGCTCTTCCTCGCGTTCGCGTATCTGGCGGTCGGCCAGGCCGGAGCCAACCGCAACGGAGCCCAGACGGCCGCCGACGCCGCGGCGCTCGCAGCGGCTCAGGACACCCGGGACCAGCTCGCGGCCGCCTGGGAGCAGAGCGTGCTCACTCCGGAGAAGTGGCAGGACATCTTCGACGGCGACGTGCCGGGGCTGGGACCCTCTTGCCGGCGTGCCGACCAGTTGGCGGCGCGGAACGACGCGCGGGTGCTGAGCTGTGTTCCCGAAGGGCTTCTGGCGTTCGTCGTCGAGGTCGAGACCAACAAGACGGTCGGTGATTCCATCGTCCCCGGTACCGAGAACCAGAAGTCGGTGGCGTCGGCCAAGGCTGTGATCGAGCCTCGTTGCACTTTCGAACCACCCGCCGCCGACGCGGGAAAGGACGAGTTGCCAAGACTCGGCTGTCAGGACAGGAACTGGGACCTGGATCCGAAAGACTTGGGGAATCTGCCCGGACCCGAGGATCTCTTCGACGTCCATTTGGCCGACTGA
- a CDS encoding Flp family type IVb pilin, which produces MSNWLNTIVSHLQTRAARDDRGQTAVEYLGIIAVVVAIVLAITGTDIGQSIYDAITQKIAEVTGG; this is translated from the coding sequence ATGAGCAACTGGCTCAACACCATCGTCTCGCACCTGCAGACTCGTGCCGCCCGCGACGATCGGGGGCAGACGGCGGTGGAGTACCTGGGAATCATCGCCGTGGTGGTGGCGATCGTGCTGGCGATCACGGGCACGGACATCGGGCAGTCGATCTACGACGCGATCACGCAGAAGATCGCCGAGGTCACCGGCGGCTGA
- a CDS encoding response regulator transcription factor gives MPDLTHPTARPTGTPQPPAPDPFPGLPAPARPASLRIVVADDNPVVRAGLTALLTGRDDMTVVAEAADGREACEATLEHRPDIVLLDVRMPGVDGLSALPYLVRIAPVMMLTYSGETETVREALRRGAGGYLVHGEFTADQLADAVRDIGRGRPHFTPTAAQALLAQIRGETGPGEQRPVLPGSATAHGNRSPAPTAESVELEATDGKLANTHTGSPKLPTHPLSHMQSSVGQSSSGVPAYRLSTREAEIMDLIAYGMTNQQIAATCFISEKTVKNHINRIFAKLHSTSRAEAAAKWLGTVPGSRRGRE, from the coding sequence ATGCCGGACCTCACGCACCCCACGGCACGCCCCACCGGTACTCCGCAGCCACCGGCCCCGGACCCGTTCCCCGGCCTGCCCGCGCCCGCCCGGCCGGCCTCCCTGCGGATCGTGGTCGCGGACGACAACCCGGTGGTCCGCGCGGGGCTCACCGCGCTGCTCACCGGCCGGGACGACATGACGGTCGTCGCCGAGGCCGCGGACGGCCGGGAGGCGTGCGAGGCCACCCTCGAACACCGCCCGGACATCGTCCTCCTCGACGTGCGCATGCCCGGCGTCGACGGACTCTCCGCCCTGCCGTACCTGGTGCGCATCGCGCCCGTGATGATGCTGACGTACAGCGGCGAGACGGAGACCGTGCGGGAGGCTCTGCGCCGGGGCGCCGGGGGTTATCTGGTCCACGGCGAGTTCACGGCGGACCAGCTCGCCGACGCCGTACGGGACATCGGACGCGGCAGGCCCCACTTCACCCCGACCGCGGCACAGGCCCTGCTGGCCCAGATCCGGGGGGAGACGGGTCCCGGCGAGCAGCGGCCCGTCCTACCCGGGAGTGCGACTGCACACGGCAACCGTTCACCGGCGCCGACGGCAGAGAGCGTCGAACTGGAGGCGACTGACGGGAAACTGGCGAATACGCACACCGGTTCGCCGAAACTTCCCACCCATCCTCTTTCGCATATGCAATCCTCTGTGGGACAGTCGTCGTCCGGGGTGCCGGCATACCGGCTGAGCACGAGGGAGGCGGAGATCATGGATCTGATCGCGTACGGCATGACGAACCAGCAGATCGCCGCCACCTGCTTCATCAGCGAGAAGACGGTCAAGAACCACATCAACCGCATCTTCGCCAAGCTCCACAGCACCAGCAGGGCCGAGGCCGCGGCCAAATGGCTCGGCACGGTGCCGGGCTCCCGCCGGGGACGGGAGTGA
- a CDS encoding sensor histidine kinase — translation MPTADTPDGAPQITTPPAHPAPPGHAPDGVPDGGPEGALDSGPDGAPGREGPPGPPGRRPADGRTEAPTLPIQINALQAMCRQVFGFRLAMIALAAPSALLNAGPGLGVRLVGAAVVVTFMGSYVLFRDWERFGPLLLRHPSLLALDTLFGALLLVSAGPDTTLAYVSVCTPLLAGLVYGWRGAAVFASLQGLILLLVHAALPDPRPGPAESLLLPGLCVIAGAVGSSLRNLMFRFGAATRALTTVRARLAVAEAVGAERARLARELHDSVAKTLHGVALAADGLAASAGADRMDAALVRRQAELVARSARRAAAESRELLADLRREADPDHATDLLAELAARTRDFGARTGLRATYRPTSDAGARLPPVPPAVARQLLTIVSEAMENAHRHGAPTRVEVRAGVHGDLLRISVYDDGRGLPADTTLEQLRKAGHFGLVGMVERATSVGARIHIGRGGHPKGTEVRLDLPLAALTTTGAPAAAT, via the coding sequence ATGCCGACCGCAGACACGCCGGACGGGGCACCACAGATCACCACCCCGCCCGCGCACCCGGCCCCGCCCGGGCACGCACCGGACGGCGTACCGGACGGCGGGCCGGAAGGCGCCCTGGACAGCGGACCGGACGGCGCGCCGGGCCGCGAGGGCCCGCCCGGGCCGCCCGGGCGGAGACCGGCGGACGGCCGGACGGAGGCGCCCACACTCCCCATCCAGATCAACGCCCTCCAGGCCATGTGCCGCCAGGTCTTCGGCTTCCGCCTCGCCATGATCGCCCTGGCGGCCCCCTCCGCCCTGCTCAACGCCGGCCCCGGTCTGGGCGTCCGCCTGGTCGGCGCCGCGGTGGTCGTCACCTTCATGGGCTCCTACGTCCTCTTCCGGGACTGGGAGCGCTTCGGCCCCCTCCTGCTGCGCCACCCCAGCCTGCTGGCGCTGGACACCCTCTTCGGGGCACTGCTGCTGGTCTCGGCGGGCCCGGACACCACGCTCGCCTACGTCAGCGTCTGCACCCCGCTCCTGGCCGGCCTGGTCTACGGCTGGCGCGGAGCTGCGGTCTTCGCCTCGCTCCAGGGGCTGATCCTGCTGCTGGTCCACGCGGCGCTGCCGGACCCGCGGCCCGGCCCCGCGGAGTCGCTGCTCCTGCCCGGCCTGTGCGTCATCGCCGGAGCGGTCGGCTCCAGCCTGCGCAACCTGATGTTCCGCTTCGGCGCGGCCACCCGTGCACTGACCACCGTGCGGGCCCGCCTGGCCGTCGCCGAGGCGGTCGGCGCGGAACGGGCCCGCCTCGCCCGCGAACTGCACGACTCCGTCGCCAAGACCCTGCACGGCGTGGCCCTGGCGGCCGACGGCCTCGCCGCCTCGGCGGGCGCGGACCGGATGGACGCGGCCCTCGTCAGGCGCCAGGCGGAGCTGGTGGCCCGCTCGGCCCGCCGGGCCGCCGCCGAGTCCCGCGAACTCCTGGCCGACCTGCGCCGCGAGGCGGACCCGGACCACGCCACCGACCTGCTGGCGGAGCTGGCCGCCCGCACCCGCGACTTCGGCGCCCGCACCGGCCTGCGCGCCACCTACCGGCCGACCTCGGACGCCGGCGCCCGCCTGCCCCCCGTCCCGCCCGCCGTGGCCCGCCAGCTCCTCACCATCGTCTCCGAGGCCATGGAGAACGCCCACCGCCACGGGGCGCCGACCCGCGTCGAGGTACGGGCCGGCGTCCACGGCGACCTGCTGCGCATCAGCGTGTACGACGACGGCCGCGGCCTTCCCGCGGACACCACCCTCGAACAACTGCGCAAGGCGGGCCATTTCGGCCTGGTCGGCATGGTGGAACGGGCCACCTCGGTGGGCGCCCGCATCCACATCGGCCGGGGCGGGCACCCCAAGGGCACCGAGGTCCGCCTCGACCTGCCGCTCGCCGCCCTCACCACCACCGGCGCCCCGGCCGCCGCCACCTGA
- a CDS encoding DUF5936 domain-containing protein, with the protein MALLLATLMGLGVWGVFAGIRMYRAEARLPSDLALALEVGATRTGAVDSLIDRMGMRYAPAVLRLMGPGMVARYRRKIDLAGNPGGLTIDRYAARRAVYGFLGAVGFLAFLLRGQFLVALLLLAFGAFWTEVGIWAAIRVRKDVIERTLPDFLDVLAVVVSAGLGFRQALDRVASRYEGPWADELRITLRQMDLGMSRRQAFAELRRRNDSEQVAMFVTALQQGEELGAPIVDTLVSLARDMRRTDAQNARRKAARAVPKATMMITTFMVPATMLLLGAGLILGSGTDFGTITGE; encoded by the coding sequence ATGGCACTGCTGCTCGCCACCCTCATGGGCCTCGGCGTCTGGGGCGTCTTCGCCGGCATCCGCATGTACCGCGCCGAAGCCAGACTCCCCAGCGACCTCGCCCTCGCCCTGGAGGTCGGCGCCACCCGCACCGGCGCCGTCGACTCGCTGATCGACCGCATGGGCATGCGGTACGCGCCCGCCGTGCTGCGCCTGATGGGCCCCGGCATGGTCGCCCGTTACCGTCGCAAGATCGACCTGGCGGGCAACCCCGGCGGTCTGACCATCGACCGGTACGCCGCCCGCCGCGCGGTCTACGGATTCCTCGGCGCCGTCGGCTTCCTGGCCTTCCTGCTGCGCGGCCAGTTCCTGGTCGCCCTGCTCCTGCTGGCCTTCGGCGCGTTCTGGACGGAGGTCGGCATCTGGGCGGCGATCCGGGTCCGCAAGGACGTCATCGAGCGAACCCTTCCGGACTTCCTCGACGTGCTGGCGGTCGTGGTCAGCGCCGGCCTCGGCTTCCGCCAGGCCCTCGACCGCGTCGCCTCCCGCTACGAAGGCCCCTGGGCGGACGAACTGCGCATCACCCTTCGCCAGATGGACCTCGGCATGAGCCGCCGCCAGGCCTTCGCGGAACTGCGCCGTCGCAACGACTCCGAACAGGTCGCGATGTTCGTGACCGCCCTCCAGCAGGGCGAGGAACTCGGCGCGCCCATCGTCGACACGCTGGTGTCCCTGGCCAGGGACATGCGGCGCACCGACGCGCAGAACGCCCGCCGCAAGGCGGCCCGCGCCGTGCCCAAGGCCACCATGATGATCACCACGTTCATGGTCCCGGCCACGATGCTCCTGCTCGGCGCCGGTCTGATCCTCGGCTCCGGTACGGACTTCGGGACGATCACAGGGGAGTAG
- a CDS encoding type II secretion system F family protein has translation MDLHTLVPLTTGITLLTCVLAVLGAHSYAAGKAQRQALVDRLAATGQAPAGGRRRRFGDLDRRLRRTKAGRKLELRLAATGLDITPGEFSVCLLAAVAGLWLIGQAALAPFFGPLAGLLGVWAAAQFLNWQRQKRIEKFINQLPELARILANATQAGLALRTAISMAAEELEAPAGEELGKVAAQLAVGASMDDALGELADRLPSRELVVLVTTLVLSNRAGGQVVSALRNLTETLEERKETRREVRTQLSQVSLTSYAVPVLGVGSLFLMNGVKDGALERMTGSPAGQAAVIVAFALYAIGFVLIRRLSRIDV, from the coding sequence ATGGATCTGCACACCCTCGTCCCGCTCACCACCGGCATCACCCTGCTGACCTGCGTCCTCGCCGTACTGGGCGCGCACTCCTACGCCGCGGGCAAGGCGCAGCGCCAGGCCCTGGTGGACCGGCTGGCGGCCACCGGGCAGGCCCCGGCCGGCGGCCGCCGGCGCCGCTTCGGCGATCTGGACCGCCGCCTGCGCCGCACGAAGGCGGGCAGGAAACTGGAACTGCGGCTTGCGGCGACCGGTCTCGACATCACCCCCGGCGAGTTCTCCGTCTGCCTCCTCGCCGCGGTCGCCGGCCTGTGGCTGATCGGCCAGGCCGCCCTGGCCCCCTTCTTCGGTCCGCTCGCCGGGCTGCTGGGCGTGTGGGCGGCGGCGCAGTTCCTCAACTGGCAGCGGCAGAAACGCATCGAGAAGTTCATCAACCAGCTCCCGGAACTCGCCCGCATCCTGGCCAACGCCACCCAGGCCGGCCTCGCCCTGCGCACGGCGATCTCCATGGCGGCGGAGGAACTGGAGGCCCCGGCCGGCGAGGAGCTCGGCAAGGTGGCCGCCCAGCTCGCCGTCGGCGCCTCCATGGACGACGCCCTCGGCGAACTCGCCGACCGCCTCCCCTCCCGCGAACTGGTCGTCCTCGTCACCACCCTGGTGCTGTCCAACCGGGCGGGCGGCCAGGTGGTCAGTGCCCTGCGCAACCTGACCGAGACCCTGGAGGAGCGCAAGGAGACCCGGCGCGAGGTCCGCACCCAGCTCTCCCAGGTCAGCCTGACCTCGTACGCCGTCCCCGTCCTCGGTGTCGGGTCACTCTTCCTGATGAACGGGGTGAAGGACGGCGCCCTCGAACGCATGACCGGCTCGCCCGCCGGACAGGCCGCGGTGATCGTCGCCTTCGCGCTGTACGCCATCGGCTTCGTCCTCATCCGCCGTCTGTCCCGCATCGACGTCTGA